From one Nitrospira sp. MA-1 genomic stretch:
- the rplI gene encoding 50S ribosomal protein L9, with the protein MKVILQENVEGLGYLGDVLTVAKGYARNYLLPRKKAVVAEERQVKLLQHVKRQIDQKAKKELESLGESGKNLSKISLTFEVQTGKDDKLFGSVTSKDVAERLAAQGVEVDRRKIHLPQPLKELGTFSVAIKLHRDVVPKINVTLVKKDAEETVPEGETAQDPADEAGTE; encoded by the coding sequence ATGAAGGTTATTTTGCAAGAAAATGTTGAAGGATTGGGGTATTTGGGAGACGTGTTGACGGTAGCAAAAGGGTATGCACGAAATTATTTACTCCCGAGGAAAAAAGCTGTCGTGGCTGAAGAGCGACAGGTTAAACTGTTGCAGCACGTCAAACGGCAGATCGACCAAAAGGCCAAAAAAGAACTGGAGTCTTTAGGCGAGTCAGGGAAGAATTTGTCAAAAATATCCCTGACGTTTGAAGTGCAAACAGGAAAAGACGACAAGCTGTTCGGATCTGTGACATCTAAGGATGTGGCCGAACGATTGGCTGCTCAGGGTGTGGAAGTGGACAGAAGGAAAATTCACTTGCCACAGCCTTTAAAGGAGTTGGGGACCTTTTCGGTTGCCATCAAGCTTCATAGGGATGTGGTACCGAAAATTAATGTGACGCTTGTGAAAAAAGATGCAGAAGAAACTGTTCCTGAAGGAGAGACAGCCCAAGATCCCGCCGATGAAGCGGGCACTGAGTAA
- a CDS encoding serine hydroxymethyltransferase, producing the protein MRHSVGTLKAIRDTDYEVYAAIRAEEKRQRENLVLIASENYASPAVLGAQGCLMTNKYAEGYSGRRYYGGCQHVDTVEDLAIARAKEIFGCEHVNVQPHSGSQANMAAYLSVLKPGDTILGMDLAHGGHLTHGSRVSFSGKLFQAFSYGVDRETEEINYDVVEQQAQEVRPRMIVVGASAYSKIIDFPRFQAIAKSIGAYLLVDIAHIAGLIAVGLHPSPVPYADFVTTTTHKTLRGPRSGMIMCKEEHGKAVDKMVFPGTQGGPLMHVIAAKAVAFKEALSPGFKTYQQQVLANARELAEGFLKRGYRVVSGGTENHLFLLNLTPKGVTGKEAEAALNASGIVVNKNAVPFDEKPPAVASGIRIGTPTVSTRGMQKPEMEQILSLMDEVIQHSQEASVHKRILRDVKDLCSRFPIFHPY; encoded by the coding sequence ATGAGACATTCTGTCGGCACACTTAAAGCGATCCGTGACACCGATTATGAGGTGTATGCGGCTATCCGGGCTGAAGAAAAAAGACAGCGTGAAAACCTGGTTCTTATCGCTTCAGAAAATTATGCGAGTCCGGCGGTCTTGGGTGCCCAGGGTTGTCTGATGACCAATAAGTACGCGGAGGGTTATTCCGGCAGGCGATATTACGGCGGATGCCAACATGTGGACACGGTCGAGGATTTGGCCATTGCGAGAGCCAAGGAAATTTTTGGATGTGAGCATGTGAATGTTCAGCCCCATTCCGGGTCCCAAGCCAATATGGCTGCTTATCTTTCAGTCTTAAAACCAGGAGACACGATTCTGGGAATGGATCTGGCCCATGGGGGACATCTCACTCATGGGAGCCGTGTGAGTTTTTCAGGAAAGCTGTTTCAGGCGTTTTCTTATGGCGTAGATCGGGAAACTGAGGAAATTAATTATGATGTAGTCGAGCAGCAGGCTCAGGAAGTCCGCCCACGTATGATTGTGGTGGGCGCCAGTGCGTATTCAAAAATTATAGACTTCCCTCGCTTTCAGGCGATAGCGAAATCAATTGGAGCCTATCTCCTTGTTGATATTGCCCATATTGCGGGTTTGATTGCGGTCGGATTGCATCCTAGTCCGGTACCCTATGCCGACTTTGTCACCACGACGACCCATAAAACATTGCGTGGTCCACGTTCCGGCATGATTATGTGCAAGGAAGAACATGGCAAAGCCGTCGATAAAATGGTGTTCCCCGGTACGCAGGGTGGCCCCCTCATGCATGTCATTGCAGCCAAAGCGGTCGCTTTTAAAGAAGCCCTTTCTCCTGGGTTTAAAACTTATCAGCAACAAGTGCTGGCGAATGCCAGGGAACTGGCTGAGGGTTTTTTGAAGCGGGGATATCGGGTCGTATCTGGTGGGACGGAAAATCATTTGTTTCTCTTGAATCTGACTCCCAAAGGCGTGACAGGGAAAGAGGCGGAAGCCGCATTAAATGCCTCTGGAATTGTCGTCAATAAAAATGCTGTACCGTTTGATGAAAAACCACCGGCTGTGGCAAGTGGCATTCGAATTGGCACTCCGACGGTTTCGACTCGTGGCATGCAGAAACCCGAGATGGAGCAGATTCTCTCCTTGATGGATGAGGTCATCCAGCATTCCCAAGAAGCGTCCGTTCATAAACGGATTCTGCGTGATGTCAAGGACCTGTGCTCAAGATTTCCGATTTTTCATCCATACTAA
- the nrdR gene encoding transcriptional regulator NrdR, which yields MKCPFCDQLEDKVIDSRTAREGEVIRRRRECLGCKRRFTTYERIEENLPMVVKKDNRREPFDRAKILAGLKKACEKRPVSIGALGAAVDRIEKRIQDLGETEVPSRTVGEEVMRALKELDPVAYVRFASVYREFKDIDQFMDTIRALTQDTRLS from the coding sequence GTGAAATGTCCTTTTTGCGATCAATTAGAAGATAAGGTCATTGATTCGCGCACCGCACGTGAAGGAGAAGTGATCAGGCGCCGTCGCGAATGTCTGGGTTGTAAGCGGCGATTCACCACCTACGAACGAATCGAAGAAAACCTTCCCATGGTGGTCAAAAAAGACAATCGGCGAGAGCCGTTTGACCGGGCGAAAATTTTAGCAGGCCTAAAAAAGGCCTGCGAAAAACGGCCGGTCAGTATTGGAGCGTTGGGTGCGGCTGTTGATCGGATTGAAAAACGCATTCAGGACCTTGGAGAAACGGAAGTCCCAAGCCGAACCGTTGGAGAGGAAGTGATGCGGGCCTTAAAAGAATTGGATCCTGTTGCGTATGTTCGGTTTGCCTCAGTGTACCGTGAATTTAAAGACATTGATCAATTTATGGATACCATTAGGGCTCTAACACAAGACACCAGGTTATCTTGA
- a CDS encoding sensor histidine kinase, producing the protein MPSPKSSPRSARITKSSPGRSKSKVTSSRVAIIGGGHGGTALMEIFAEDPLVTVVGLSEIRPHTMGVRLAKKIGIPVLRRYQDLLKIKDVDLVIDVTGDPDVEKTLLESHAPHLAMVGGASAKFMWQLIEARIRASAEIENTLTRYQSLFRLYVKEEAEGAVDEERTRIACEIHDGLVQTLVGVSLKMERVRELVAEDPPKCLTMLNQTTVQLKHAIQEAREVVYNLRPGQYDHLAFIPALSNYLKAYEREHRIRTEFEGSGNESQLDPKAKVFVFRMVQEALSNVAKHAGATKVIVKVELKKDVLKALVSDNGQGFDVKAEGQNPEKWDHFGVRSMMERARMLGGNVQWVSKPGAGTKVEIFIPLVLKEKVPYAKNN; encoded by the coding sequence ATGCCATCCCCCAAATCCTCTCCTCGTTCCGCACGTATCACCAAAAGTAGCCCAGGGCGATCAAAGTCAAAAGTGACATCCAGCCGGGTGGCGATTATTGGTGGGGGGCATGGTGGGACTGCGCTTATGGAAATTTTTGCGGAAGATCCTTTGGTCACGGTGGTAGGGTTGAGTGAAATTCGTCCACACACCATGGGTGTCCGTCTCGCCAAAAAAATCGGAATACCTGTCCTTCGCCGCTATCAAGACTTGCTCAAGATCAAAGATGTGGATCTGGTGATTGACGTGACGGGCGATCCCGATGTGGAGAAGACCTTGCTCGAGTCACATGCCCCTCACCTAGCAATGGTGGGTGGTGCAAGTGCCAAGTTCATGTGGCAATTGATTGAAGCGCGCATCCGGGCTTCTGCCGAAATTGAAAATACCCTCACCCGGTATCAATCCCTTTTTCGTTTGTATGTCAAGGAGGAAGCGGAAGGGGCTGTGGATGAGGAGCGCACCCGGATTGCCTGTGAGATTCATGACGGACTGGTGCAAACTCTAGTGGGAGTAAGCCTGAAGATGGAGCGTGTCCGTGAACTGGTGGCGGAGGATCCTCCCAAGTGTTTGACAATGCTCAATCAGACCACCGTGCAATTGAAGCATGCCATTCAGGAAGCCAGGGAGGTGGTCTATAATCTTCGGCCGGGGCAGTATGATCATTTGGCCTTTATTCCCGCATTGTCAAATTATCTGAAGGCCTATGAAAGGGAGCATCGGATACGGACGGAGTTTGAAGGGAGTGGGAATGAATCCCAACTTGATCCGAAAGCAAAAGTCTTTGTCTTTCGCATGGTCCAGGAAGCCTTAAGCAATGTGGCCAAGCATGCCGGAGCCACGAAGGTGATTGTGAAAGTAGAGCTCAAGAAAGATGTCTTGAAAGCGCTCGTCTCCGATAATGGGCAGGGCTTTGACGTCAAGGCGGAAGGACAGAATCCTGAAAAGTGGGATCATTTCGGAGTGAGAAGTATGATGGAGCGTGCACGAATGTTAGGCGGAAACGTGCAGTGGGTGTCGAAACCCGGCGCCGGCACGAAGGTGGAAATTTTCATTCCTCTGGTATTAAAGGAAAAGGTGCCTTATGCCAAAAACAACTAA
- a CDS encoding response regulator transcription factor — MPKTTKVLIVDDHRVVREGLCAILETKDDIQVVGEAKDGGEAVEQTRLLMPDVILMDVSMPGMTGVEATRIIKREFPHIGVVALTMYEEQQYIFDLVRAGATGYLLKDSDSAQIVAAIRTIARGESLIHPSVASKILVEFSLLSEGKGKKRGILEHDLTDREITVLQLVADGKTNKEIANVLDLSEKTVKNHVRNIFHKLHVFDRTQAAILAIRKGIIELEPRKI; from the coding sequence ATGCCAAAAACAACTAAAGTCCTCATCGTTGATGATCATCGTGTGGTGCGTGAAGGGTTATGTGCGATTCTGGAAACTAAGGACGACATTCAGGTTGTGGGTGAAGCGAAAGATGGCGGAGAGGCCGTCGAACAAACCAGACTGCTCATGCCGGATGTGATTCTCATGGATGTCAGTATGCCCGGGATGACCGGGGTGGAAGCCACGCGTATTATTAAACGGGAATTTCCTCACATCGGGGTGGTAGCCCTCACGATGTACGAAGAACAGCAATATATTTTTGATCTCGTGCGAGCCGGGGCCACAGGGTATTTACTCAAAGATAGCGATTCGGCGCAAATCGTGGCGGCCATTCGGACCATTGCGCGTGGAGAGTCTCTCATTCATCCCTCGGTCGCCAGTAAGATTCTTGTCGAGTTTTCTTTGCTGTCAGAAGGCAAGGGGAAGAAGCGTGGAATTCTTGAGCATGATCTCACGGATCGTGAGATTACCGTGTTGCAATTAGTGGCGGATGGTAAAACGAATAAGGAAATTGCCAACGTCCTGGATCTTAGTGAAAAAACGGTAAAAAATCATGTTCGCAATATCTTCCATAAACTCCATGTGTTTGATCGAACCCAAGCAGCCATCCTGGCCATTCGCAAAGGGATCATCGAACTCGAGCCTCGGAAAATATAA
- a CDS encoding thioredoxin family protein — MANVTLLVSKSCAACPSAKSLWKGMKVKYSFSYREIEISSEAGLELAERHSIRATPATLINGRLIFIGVPPRESAEKALQAKAKPKPKKDEADD, encoded by the coding sequence ATGGCGAATGTGACCTTGTTGGTGTCCAAGTCCTGCGCAGCCTGTCCCAGCGCGAAGTCGCTCTGGAAAGGTATGAAGGTCAAATATAGCTTTAGTTACCGGGAAATTGAAATTTCATCGGAAGCCGGCCTGGAACTGGCGGAACGACATTCCATTCGTGCGACGCCCGCGACGCTGATTAATGGCAGATTGATTTTTATCGGTGTTCCGCCGCGGGAGAGTGCTGAAAAAGCATTGCAGGCGAAGGCCAAACCAAAGCCTAAAAAGGATGAGGCGGATGATTAA
- a CDS encoding exodeoxyribonuclease V subunit gamma — protein sequence MFTLVSGPFSPHLESALVETVQQIKSADSRAPIAILVPSESIRSRLKWLLCAEHSCALFDLHILTFHQFALHLHAERAALSSPEAGGSSFELVGDFFYEYLLAELLGKGGHTVGPFADLAASSGLRQAVWRSLRDLLEAQVEPSVALRAVEEGLFDEVAVNRLRGLLGFQEALGLLSRQLGVGLPEDLANSVIPWVANSPFLARLSTVIYYGFYDITQVQLSFLEEVARTTGSVKVFFPLTDHPAYQFAQRFVDRHLLKAGVVHYPLQVSHEPFGSVNQAVSSPSIEVVNVIGGQGELVFTCKAILHAVETTGHTFREIGVVARTLDPYGPFLHRVFEEHRIPFCTTATLPLLEEPVAKVWWQLAGLREEQYPWQALLDVVASPYYRRLSVNGSFPHEQKQIWSQAIRHWRLVRGLEDWERLAVVVNDPEAIGDWQRKIGVPLEEAVAALQECADVVGRLIADCQALPESGSIGELTLAFESLVNTHLSLLQEEISFQLEERDQAHLTSLAQGFDQVMVQLKQLDRVGTQVTWGAWVEVFRGALEETRRLLPGQSPLGVQVFDAMAARGHAFRTVFILGMNDQVFPRVVREDAFLRDRDRRVLAESLGYKIDEKMHGFDEEALLFALLRHSARDRVYLVYQRADHKGRPLLPSSLLAELMRDGPGCSESEISVPLRVAERGRIPYFSPGEETGQEARLRHLLQGRAIQTDSLEPSFWWKVLRQGLKAVSALERTSSGGGSFDGILSVEGDHWQDLLSRGLSPTALERYAQCPGRYWMEHVLRTRNVREPLSRDIPGRVWGELGHAILRHVYQYLIDHGWPGSPIEPVDLSSLIASTIEQVSDEYAKHYGKGYMVLWERMKTLLGPVVFTMIEHDQQEYADQAMAPVDFEVGAEGEISSEMPESSSLLKIHGRVDRVDQQADGFRTRIVDYKFSGGLTTRTDNPDLVAEALQGRRLQPPLYSLMSSLSLTGHSGVNAKDTVLPHSAVHSVEFRFIRPLHSESLTFSSFPGSIWDTPIGDQLLGTIRRWIQSIRAGQFFILPGSYCRDCSWSVACRFQHHPSWVRAYGIPLAKEFRKGRKQRVTHG from the coding sequence ATGTTTACCCTCGTCAGTGGCCCATTCTCTCCTCACCTCGAATCAGCTCTTGTCGAAACGGTCCAGCAGATCAAGTCTGCCGATTCCCGTGCGCCGATAGCCATTCTTGTGCCTTCTGAATCAATACGAAGCAGGCTCAAGTGGCTATTATGCGCGGAGCATTCTTGTGCGCTTTTTGATCTGCATATTCTGACATTCCATCAGTTCGCCCTCCACCTTCACGCGGAGCGAGCGGCATTGAGTTCGCCGGAGGCAGGGGGTTCCTCGTTTGAACTCGTCGGCGATTTTTTCTATGAATATCTTCTAGCGGAGCTTTTGGGAAAGGGTGGGCACACTGTCGGACCCTTTGCGGATCTCGCAGCCTCTTCGGGACTCAGGCAGGCCGTATGGCGAAGCCTGCGGGATTTACTGGAAGCGCAAGTGGAACCGAGTGTGGCCCTTCGTGCCGTGGAGGAAGGACTGTTCGATGAGGTCGCGGTCAATCGCTTACGGGGATTATTGGGATTTCAGGAGGCTCTCGGACTTTTGAGCCGGCAGTTAGGGGTGGGATTGCCTGAAGATCTGGCTAATTCAGTGATCCCCTGGGTGGCAAACTCACCGTTTCTCGCCAGACTTTCGACGGTCATCTACTACGGTTTTTACGACATCACCCAAGTGCAACTTTCGTTCTTAGAAGAAGTGGCTCGTACCACCGGTTCCGTAAAGGTATTCTTTCCCCTGACTGATCATCCTGCCTATCAGTTTGCTCAACGATTCGTCGATCGACATCTGCTAAAAGCTGGAGTGGTGCACTATCCTCTTCAGGTGAGCCACGAACCATTCGGTTCCGTGAATCAGGCCGTATCTTCTCCGTCAATCGAGGTGGTGAATGTGATTGGGGGACAAGGGGAACTGGTTTTTACCTGCAAAGCCATTCTGCATGCGGTTGAAACGACAGGGCATACGTTTCGTGAGATTGGGGTGGTGGCCAGAACTCTCGATCCGTATGGGCCGTTTCTGCATCGAGTGTTTGAGGAGCATCGAATCCCATTTTGCACCACAGCGACCCTACCCCTGTTGGAAGAACCGGTTGCCAAGGTGTGGTGGCAGCTTGCCGGCCTGAGGGAGGAACAGTATCCGTGGCAGGCACTGCTGGATGTCGTGGCATCTCCATATTATCGCCGACTGTCGGTCAACGGCAGTTTTCCTCATGAACAAAAACAAATCTGGAGCCAGGCTATTCGTCATTGGCGTCTTGTGCGAGGCCTGGAAGATTGGGAACGTCTTGCCGTCGTCGTGAACGATCCGGAGGCGATTGGGGATTGGCAGCGTAAGATTGGAGTTCCGCTGGAGGAGGCAGTTGCCGCATTACAAGAGTGCGCTGACGTCGTGGGCCGCCTCATAGCCGATTGCCAGGCTCTTCCGGAATCCGGCTCCATTGGCGAATTGACTCTTGCATTTGAATCACTCGTGAACACGCATCTTTCCTTGCTTCAAGAAGAGATCTCTTTCCAATTGGAAGAGCGAGATCAGGCTCATCTGACAAGTCTTGCACAAGGATTTGATCAGGTCATGGTGCAGTTAAAACAACTGGATCGGGTCGGCACACAAGTCACGTGGGGGGCATGGGTGGAAGTGTTTCGAGGAGCCCTGGAGGAGACGAGAAGGCTTCTACCTGGACAAAGCCCTCTCGGGGTACAGGTGTTCGATGCCATGGCGGCGCGAGGGCATGCCTTTAGAACCGTGTTTATTCTCGGAATGAATGATCAGGTTTTTCCCCGTGTGGTTCGGGAGGATGCATTTTTACGTGACCGTGATCGAAGAGTGTTGGCGGAAAGTCTAGGCTATAAAATTGATGAAAAAATGCATGGGTTTGATGAAGAGGCTTTGTTGTTTGCCTTGCTTCGACATTCTGCTCGTGACCGGGTGTATCTCGTCTATCAACGTGCTGACCACAAAGGGCGTCCCCTGTTGCCGTCTTCTCTCCTAGCAGAATTGATGAGAGATGGACCGGGCTGTTCTGAGTCGGAGATCAGCGTGCCGTTGCGTGTGGCCGAGCGCGGGAGGATTCCCTACTTTTCTCCCGGTGAAGAGACCGGACAGGAAGCCCGCCTGCGACATCTGCTTCAGGGCCGCGCGATTCAAACCGATTCCTTGGAACCATCGTTCTGGTGGAAGGTGCTTCGCCAAGGACTCAAGGCCGTGTCTGCTCTTGAAAGGACTTCCTCGGGTGGAGGCTCATTTGATGGGATCCTGTCTGTCGAGGGGGATCATTGGCAGGATCTTTTGTCTCGGGGATTATCACCGACAGCCTTGGAACGGTACGCCCAATGTCCCGGCCGGTATTGGATGGAGCATGTTCTGCGCACCAGGAATGTTCGAGAGCCGCTTTCGCGGGACATCCCAGGTCGGGTTTGGGGGGAGTTGGGGCATGCCATACTCCGCCATGTTTACCAATATCTCATCGATCATGGGTGGCCGGGCTCTCCCATAGAGCCTGTCGATCTTTCTTCGTTGATTGCCTCGACCATTGAACAGGTATCCGATGAGTATGCGAAGCACTATGGAAAAGGGTATATGGTCCTGTGGGAGAGAATGAAAACGCTATTAGGTCCAGTGGTGTTCACGATGATCGAACATGATCAACAGGAGTATGCCGATCAGGCGATGGCTCCAGTGGATTTTGAAGTAGGCGCCGAGGGGGAAATTTCAAGCGAGATGCCGGAAAGCTCGTCCTTGCTGAAGATTCATGGACGAGTGGATCGCGTGGACCAGCAGGCAGATGGCTTCAGGACTCGTATTGTGGATTATAAGTTTTCGGGTGGCTTGACAACACGGACTGACAACCCCGATCTTGTTGCCGAGGCTCTGCAGGGTCGACGGCTACAACCTCCTTTATATTCGTTGATGTCTTCCTTGAGCTTAACTGGCCATTCTGGAGTGAATGCGAAAGACACCGTGTTGCCGCATTCCGCAGTTCATTCTGTCGAATTCCGGTTTATCCGTCCATTACATTCTGAATCTCTGACCTTCTCCTCGTTTCCCGGTTCAATCTGGGATACGCCGATTGGTGACCAATTGTTGGGGACCATTCGTCGTTGGATCCAGAGCATACGCGCCGGACAGTTCTTTATTTTACCTGGTTCCTACTGTCGTGACTGTTCATGGTCTGTGGCCTGTCGGTTCCAGCATCATCCTTCGTGGGTGAGGGCTTACGGTATTCCACTGGCGAAAGAATTTCGAAAGGGACGAAAGCAACGCGTCACCCATGGATAA